GGCTGCCGGTGCTGGCGGATCCGGCGCTGTCCCCGGATTCGGTGAGCGTCGTACTGGCGAGCGACTATTCTGGTCCGGGCTCGTCGGCGAGCCGGATGTTCGACCTGTCCGGATCGTCGGCGGCGGCCACACCAGTCCCGCCCGCTCCACCGATCGACGCAGGCCAGAACGGACCGAAATGCGTGAACTGAACCATGCGTGACATCGACCAGGCAAACACCCTCACCGAAGCGGTACTCGATCCGATCCTCGCCCGCGATCCCGCGGGCCCGCGCGTCACCTACTACGACGACGCCACCGGCGCCCGTATCGAGCTGTCCGGCGCGACCCTGGCGAACTGGGCGGCCAAGACCGCCAACTTGATTCGCGACGAGTTCGGCCTGAGCCCGGGCGCCCGGGTCGCGGTCCTGCTCCCCGCGCACTGGCAGACCGCCGCCGTGCTGCTCGGCTGCTGGTGGGCGGGTACCGAGGTGGTGCTGCGCCCGGACGAGGACGCCGATCTCGCCCTGGTCACCCTGGATCGCCTGGACGACGCCGACGGCGTGGGCGAGGTCGCGGCGCTGTCGCTGGACGCGATGGGGTCCCCGGTGCGCGACGTGCCGGTGGGCGTCACCGACTTCGCCACCTCCGTGCGCGTGCACGGCGATCAGTTCCTGCCTCGCGGCGCGGGGGTCGCGCTGGACGGCATGCCGGTCGCCGAGGTGCTCGCCGAGGCGCGGAAGTCCGCCATGCGGCAGGGCTTCGCCGAAGGGGACCGGGTGCTGTCCAGCACGCCGTGGGACACGCCGGCCGAACTGATCGACGGGTATCTCGCGGTGCTCGCCGCGGGCGCGTCGCTGGTGCAGGTGATCAACCCCGATCCGGCGCAGCGCGAGCGGCGCGTCGCGGCGGAGCGGGTGACCGCGCAGCGCGGATGAGCGCGGCGCACGGCCGGTAGCGGCTCCTACCACGGTATCAGCGCCGAATCCGACCTGAGCACGTTCCACAACCCGGTAGCGTTCCGTACGGTGGAGTCACCGCACGACGAGGGGGTTTGGAGTATGCAGCCGCATTACTGGTTCCGCTGGTTGTCCGTACAGGGCGCGCCGC
Above is a genomic segment from Nocardia sputorum containing:
- a CDS encoding TIGR03089 family protein, yielding MRDIDQANTLTEAVLDPILARDPAGPRVTYYDDATGARIELSGATLANWAAKTANLIRDEFGLSPGARVAVLLPAHWQTAAVLLGCWWAGTEVVLRPDEDADLALVTLDRLDDADGVGEVAALSLDAMGSPVRDVPVGVTDFATSVRVHGDQFLPRGAGVALDGMPVAEVLAEARKSAMRQGFAEGDRVLSSTPWDTPAELIDGYLAVLAAGASLVQVINPDPAQRERRVAAERVTAQRG